CCACTTCAATGGCCTGTAATTGAAGCTTTGAGATACTGTATAGACAAACATGTTTCTTTTGCTTTAGCAATATAGACAAGTAAAACACCTCTTcatatgctaaaagcttagtcCGGTCTGAAAATATTTGCTCTGAGTCAATGCATTTGTAAATTGGGTACTTGATAATACCAAGATCCAGCAGAACGAAAGAGGATAGGTCCTGCTCTCCGTTGAGAAAGAAAAGTCTCTGCAACATTACAACCATATTAATTTCTTTCTCATCATTAAATAAAGGAGGCTAGTTTCTGCAAGCAGAAGAGTTCACCTCAACACGCCATATGAGAGATTCTGATGTGCTGGATATCTTAGCACATAGTCCTGTTCTTTCCAGAATCATTGTTCCTACGTTGATcctaaaagtaaaaacaaaacaactcaaCCTCCAAGAGAAACAGAAACATGGTTTTAAGAGTCTAATTACAAGGAAATACAAACTAACCTCGTCCCATCGTTGTAATAAGAACAGAGTGAATTTATAAGGTCTCTCTTTCTTGAGCCGCGGCTGAATACCTGGATCACACAATAAGAGAACCACAACCTTTGAAATCGAATACTTCCAATTAACAGAGAAAACATCTTTAAAGAAAGTTTGGTCCAACCTTGTTTACAGATAAGATATCACGAAGTTCAGTGACGTTAAGCAACTCTATGATCTCCTTCATTGTTTGGTAGTTTAGATCATTTGCGTTTTCCACTGAGGTCATGAATCCCTTAACTGAACATCGTATAGATATTAGGGTCTTTTAACATGCTCAGAATAGAACAGAAACTAGACAAAGTTATTGTGTGTGTGAAGCGCATATTAGTTACCAGTTAGATCCTTCAGAGCTTGAAGAGAATCAGATACCTCAGGGTATGAAATATTTGATAGCCTGAACCAAGGTCCTGAACAAACAAGCATCCAAACAATTTAAAAAGGTATCATAAGAACTGTAACTTAAATGACTCAAGCAAGAGTGGTCCCTGGAACAAGTACAGTTTCAAAGAAAAGTTATCTtcagaaagaaaacaatagTCATGACCACCAGAAGTGAAACTACCTTCAGTCAAGAAAAGAGTAGCAAAGAAGTAAGTTTCAATTAACCCAAACACTACAACTGAGACAACAATCCACATAACATTCTACAAAAGTTTAACACTATTCTAATCTACTCCATAAATAATCACAGAATGTTTATTCGAAAAGGTAGATAACTAAGTGTTAGAAACTATTAAACGCATCAAAACAGGAAAGAAAGGAACACCAAACTCATTGAGGTTCCTTCAATGCAGTTTGTCTAGTACCAATACCATTTACAACATATAGAGAGCAGACAAACAAGAATAGAGGAGGGATTATGCAAAACAGGAATCTAACAGAGTAGATACCTTTTCGTGTGTAAAGACGGATGAAAAGTCTCTGGCTATCCTCTGAAAGAGATGTGAAGGATTCTGTAAGCCAAAATGAGAAACAAGagtatagaaaaaaataagttaatCAATCATTCCAACAACATCATAAAAGGAAACCGACAAATAAATGTGAAGATAACAAAGGTGAAATGAATACCCAAGAATGCTTTTTCATCGGCTGTGAATAGGTGAGAGCAACTTCTGAGGACCTCTTGTACTAATACATTGAAGTTCAACTGGTATCTTGTCGTTTTAGGCGGAAATAACATCTGATGCTCAACAACCTGAAGAACTTTCTCCCACATAAGCTTAAAATCTCCACCAGCAGATTCACTTTCTTTCCAACCATCAGATGTCATCTTGCGACAAACAACTTTAACTGAAACAGCTTCTGAAGAATTCTTAGGAACAGAATTTATTGTTCCCTGCAAAAGAAAAAGTAGATATACATCTTAACATTTCAGCTTACATCAGAGAAAGCACAACAAGAAGTCACTAACCTCAAACTTAAGATCATATTGGTCGATCAGTGGGGACAAGCACTGGGACACATCTTTAGGTAGATACCCAAGTATCTCAGACAACCCAGAGTCAGAAGAAAGTACCTAGTATGAAAGCAAAAGAATCCAATGCTTAAGCAATACATAAAGAGACCAGAACACACACAAGAAAGACAAAAAGGGTTAAACCTTTATAGCGTTGGGATCCTTGATGTTCTCAGGGTGTCTCAAAAGACAGATCTTTTCCCCAGCTTCTAAATCCTGAACATCACTAAACTTCCTACCAACTATAAAGGTCTGAATAGCTTCATCACCATTGGCTTCGTCTAAAGCCACAGTTTTCGAAATCTCCTCACTACTTGAGTCATCATCAAATTCGAGTATTGattgctgctgctgcttctgGGGATGGATCAAAGGACTATGTTGAGATTGTTTTGACCCTGACCACTGAAGAAGAGTGGTCTGAGTCAATCTCcgtttcttcttgttcttccttgATACACTCAAATCATCTGTGAACAGTGGAGGAGTTTGTCAATTTCAAAACCATTGCAAAAGACAGAACCTTTCTTAGTTAATTACCCACCAGAGTTGCCGGGATAAGTCGGAGGAGTCTCCGGAGAACGGATATTGTCTCCGGTTGGTGAGATGAGATTGCCAGAGTCGTTGACATCGAGATTCAACGAGTTCTAAAAGAGGAAGTTTCAGAATAAAGGGGttaactttttgttttgttttatgggaattaaaaaaaattcagggAGAAGATGGATACCGGAGTAGGAGTTGAAAGGAGATTGTGGCGGTTGGGGAGACATCGGCGGCGTTTCCCGATCAACCGAAGCAGGCTTTCTTGTCCGGTGAGCATTTCCCGCCGTAGGGACGCCGACGCGGGAAATCTTTTAGATTTGCGTTACAGTTAACCTTTTCTCGGCCTGTCCTTTCGTTGCGACATTTTAAATGTTCTCTGTCGGAGC
The sequence above is drawn from the Brassica napus cultivar Da-Ae chromosome A8, Da-Ae, whole genome shotgun sequence genome and encodes:
- the LOC106360542 gene encoding fanconi-associated nuclease 1 homolog, which gives rise to MLTGQESLLRLIGKRRRCLPNRHNLLSTPTPNSLNLDVNDSGNLISPTGDNIRSPETPPTYPGNSDDLSVSRKNKKKRRLTQTTLLQWSGSKQSQHSPLIHPQKQQQQSILEFDDDSSSEEISKTVALDEANGDEAIQTFIVGRKFSDVQDLEAGEKICLLRHPENIKDPNAIKVLSSDSGLSEILGYLPKDVSQCLSPLIDQYDLKFEGTINSVPKNSSEAVSVKVVCRKMTSDGWKESESAGGDFKLMWEKVLQVVEHQMLFPPKTTRYQLNFNVLVQEVLRSCSHLFTADEKAFLESFTSLSEDSQRLFIRLYTRKGPWFRLSNISYPEVSDSLQALKDLTVKGFMTSVENANDLNYQTMKEIIELLNVTELRDILSVNKVFSRGSRKRDLINSLCSYYNDGTRINVGTMILERTGLCAKISSTSESLIWRVERLFFLNGEQDLSSFVLLDLGIIKYPIYKCIDSEQIFSDRTKLLAYEEAIEVAQLMDESLDCEDSGTVLKCIMIAETRISSSSSSESALFNCFTAPWVYSKMVLLGVSFLENQKRYNQAVYLLRRLLSCFSCDGRRGYWTVRLSTDLEHMGRPNESLSVAEQGLLDPWVRAGSRIALQRRILRLAKPPRRWKTPTFPNLVDNKIPEVTIQGRSLNCEVGMKNRFYGEDGEQCGVEQLALQYYNGEGGGWQGMHTESSIWLTIFGLLMWDILFSDVPGVFQTRFQTAPLDLETESFYQTRKETIEAQLEKVASGMAEEILIISYETHRGTACRGVAWERFSLEELRAAVACVGGKCVASLCRYLAQDYRSWCSGMPDLLLWRFKENGYEGEAKLVEVKSEKDRLSEQQRAWLLLLMDSGFNVEICKVRPACV